From a region of the Rhinopithecus roxellana isolate Shanxi Qingling chromosome 8, ASM756505v1, whole genome shotgun sequence genome:
- the FEM1A gene encoding protein fem-1 homolog A has product MDLRTAVYNAARDGKLQLLQKLLSGRSREELDELTGEVAGGGTPLLIAARYGHLDVVEYLVDRCGASVEAGGSVHFDGETIEGAPPLWAASAAGHLDVVRSLLRRGASVNRTTRTNSTPLRAACFDGHLEVVRYLVGEHQADLEVANRHGHTCLMISCYKGHREIARYLLEQGAQVNRRSAKGNTALHDCAESGSLEILQLLLGCKARMERDGYGMTPLLAASVTGHTNIVEYLIQEQPSQEQIAGGEAQPGLPQEGPSTSQGCAQPQGAPCCSSSPEEPLNGESYESCCPTSREAAVEALELLGATYVDKKRDLLGALKHWRRAMELRHQGGEYLPKPEPPQLVLAYDYSREVNTTEELEALITDPDEMRMQALLIRERILGPSHPDTSYYIRYRGAVYADSGNFERCIRLWKYALDMQQTNLEPLSPMTASSFLSFAELFSYVLQDRAAKGSLGTQIGFADLMGVLTKGVREVERALQLPREPGDSAQFTKALAIILHLLYLLEKVECTPSQEHLKHQTVYRLLKCAPRGKNGFTPLHMAVDKDTTNVGRYPVGRFPSLHVVKVLLDCGADPDSRDFDNNTPLHIAAQNNCPAIMNALIEAGAHMDATNAFKKTAYELLDEKLLARGTMQPFNYVTLQCLAARALDKNKIPYKGFIPEDLEAFIELH; this is encoded by the coding sequence ATGGACCTCCGCACCGCCGTGTACAACGCTGCCCGTGACGGCAAGCTGCAGCTGCTCCAGAAGCTGCTCAGCGGCCGGAGCCGGGAGGAACTGGACGAGCTGACGGGAGAGGTGGCCGGCGGGGGGACGCCGCTGCTCATCGCCGCCCGCTACGGCCACCTGGATGTGGTGGAGTACCTGGTGGACCGGTGCGGCGCGAGCGTGGAGGCCGGTGGCTCGGTGCACTTCGATGGGGAGACCATCGAGGGCGCGCCGCCGCTGTGGGCCGCCTCCGCCGCCGGCCACCTGGACGTGGTGCGGAGCTTGCTGCGCCGCGGGGCCTCGGTGAACCGCACCACGCGCACCAACTCCACGCCCCTGCGCGCCGCCTGCTTCGACGGCCACCTGGAGGTGGTGCGCTACCTGGTCGGCGAGCACCAGGCCGACCTTGAGGTGGCCAACCGGCACGGCCACACGTGCCTCATGATCTCGTGCTACAAGGGCCATCGTGAGATCGCCCGCTACCTGCTGGAGCAGGGCGCCCAGGTGAACCGGCGCAGCGCCAAGGGCAACACGGCCCTGCACGACTGCGCCGAGTCCGGCAGCCTGGAGatcctgcagctgctgctggggtGCAAGGCCCGCATGGAACGTGACGGCTACGGCATGACCCCGCTGCTCGCGGCCAGTGTGACGGGCCACACCAACATTGTGGAGTACCTCATCCAGGAGCAGCCCAGCCAGGAGCAGATCGCAGGGGGAGAGGCTCAGCCTGGGCTGCCCCAAGAAGGCCCCTCTACCAGCCAGGGGTGTGCGCAGCCTCAGGGGGCTCCATGCTGCAGCTCCTCCCCGGAGGAACCACTGAACGGGGAATCGTACGAAAGCTGCTGTCCCACCAGCCGGGAAGCTGCCGTGGAAGCCTTGGAATTGCTGGGAGCTACGTATGTGGATAAGAAACGAGATCTGCTTGGGGCCCTCAAACACTGGAGGCGGGCCATGGAGCTGCGTCACCAGGGGGGCGAGTACCTGCCCAAACCGGAGCCCCCACAGCTGGTCCTGGCCTATGACTATTCCAGGGAGGTCAACACCACCGAGGAGCTGGAGGCGCTGATCACCGACCCGGATGAGATGCGCATGCAGGCCCTGTTGATCCGGGAGCGCATCCTCGGTCCCTCGCACCCCGACACTTCCTATTATATCCGTTACAGGGGCGCGGTATACGCCGACTCGGGCAATTTCGAGCGCTGCATCCGCTTGTGGAAGTACGCCCTGGACATGCAACAGACCAACCTGGAGCCTCTGAGCCCCATGACCGCCAGCAGCTTCCTCTCCTTCGCGGAACTCTTCTCCTACGTGCTGCAGGACCGGGCCGCCAAGGGCAGTCTGGGCACCCAGATCGGCTTTGCAGACCTCATGGGGGTCCTCACCAAAGGGGTCCGGGAAGTGGAACGGGCCCTGCAGCTGCCCAGGGAGCCCGGAGACTCGGCCCAGTTCACCAAGGCGCTGGCCATCATCCTCCACCTGCTCTACCTGTTAGAGAAAGTGGAGTGCACCCCCAGCCAGGAGCACCTGAAGCACCAGACCGTCTACCGCCTGCTCAAGTGCGCGCCCAGGGGCAAGAACGGCTTCACCCCTCTGCACATGGCTGTGGACAAGGACACCACAAACGTGGGCCGCTACCCCGTGGGCAGATTCCCCTCCCTGCACGTGGTCAAAGTGCTGCTCGACTGCGGGGCCGACCCGGACAGCAGGGATTTTGACAACAACACCCCACTACACATAGCAGCCCAGAACAACTGCCCGGCCATCATGAATGCCCTGATCGAAGCAGGGGCCCACATGGACGCCACCAACGCCTTCAAGAAGACGGCCTACGAGCTGCTGGACGAGAAGCTGCTGGCCAGGGGCACCATGCAGCCCTTCAACTACGTTACCCTGCAGTGCCTTGCGGCCCGGGCCCTGGATAAGAACAAGATCCCTTACAAGGGCTTCATCCCGGAAGATCTGGAGGCATTCATTGAACTGCACTGA